Proteins encoded by one window of Ancylothrix sp. D3o:
- a CDS encoding copper-binding protein, translated as MIKKWLRWGLLVVLGMFLWLSYVGGVLAVPVGDLLKQPVSEVRVSLGNRENELKFIPNNFEFVVGKRYKLVLDNPSLQKHYFTSKDFADASWTQKVEAGKVEIKGNIHELELKPGAVAEWFFVPVKPGSYLLRCPIAGHTEAGMTGIIKVVVDG; from the coding sequence ATGATTAAGAAGTGGTTGCGCTGGGGTTTGTTGGTGGTGTTGGGAATGTTTTTGTGGTTGAGTTATGTGGGGGGTGTTTTGGCGGTGCCGGTGGGGGATTTGTTGAAGCAGCCGGTGAGTGAGGTGCGGGTGAGTTTGGGAAATAGGGAAAATGAGTTAAAGTTTATTCCGAATAATTTTGAGTTTGTGGTGGGGAAGCGGTATAAATTGGTTTTGGATAATCCGAGTTTACAGAAACATTATTTTACGTCTAAGGATTTTGCAGATGCAAGTTGGACGCAAAAGGTGGAGGCGGGAAAGGTAGAAATTAAGGGAAATATTCACGAGTTGGAGTTGAAACCTGGGGCGGTTGCGGAGTGGTTTTTTGTGCCGGTGAAACCGGGGAGTTATTTGTTACGTTGTCCAATTGCCGGTCATACGGAGGCGGGAATGACGGGGATAATTAAGGTTGTGGTGGATGGCTAA
- a CDS encoding VOC family protein has protein sequence MHHASIRTANIHRAMAFYELLGFRVCERFTAGITLACWMEGLGGRIELLQIPQPKPTPDAFSDEHYTGYYHLSFDLTESTPDLPMWLNELRAKFDGAVEEQGDFFEPLKILLEPTQQMIGEGVYEVAFIADADNLPLEFIRRLK, from the coding sequence ATGCACCACGCATCTATACGAACTGCAAATATTCATCGGGCAATGGCGTTTTATGAGTTGTTGGGTTTTAGGGTTTGTGAAAGGTTTACGGCGGGGATTACGTTAGCTTGTTGGATGGAGGGTTTGGGGGGAAGAATTGAGTTATTACAAATTCCTCAACCAAAGCCGACGCCTGATGCGTTTTCTGATGAGCATTATACAGGCTATTATCATTTGTCTTTTGATTTAACGGAAAGTACGCCTGATTTGCCAATGTGGTTAAATGAGTTACGGGCAAAGTTTGATGGGGCTGTTGAGGAACAAGGAGATTTTTTTGAGCCTTTAAAAATTTTGCTTGAACCGACTCAGCAAATGATTGGGGAGGGGGTTTATGAGGTGGCTTTTATTGCGGATGCGGATAATTTGCCTTTGGAGTTTATTCGCCGGTTGAAATGA
- a CDS encoding photosystem II protein Y: MDWRVLIVVGPLLFAASWALFNIAPAAIRQIQGFLSKES, encoded by the coding sequence ATGGACTGGCGTGTACTGATCGTTGTTGGCCCCCTGTTGTTTGCGGCAAGCTGGGCATTATTTAACATCGCACCGGCAGCAATTCGTCAAATTCAAGGCTTTTTGAGTAAAGAAAGCTAA
- a CDS encoding TIGR02652 family protein, translating into MINPSLQYPIFGSEIQCPHCRQMIPALTLTDTYLCQRHGAFEANPKTEELIHLQSGRHWRRWNNEWYRQHTHPDGIRFEIHEALDRLYTQGYRATRVIIASRYKELISSYLERSTPWRGQQDSPKPRLYGLPVEFSPEPTEEPCWDVINFELEKEPGVPIRYPYFRLFE; encoded by the coding sequence ATGATTAATCCAAGTTTGCAATACCCTATTTTTGGCTCGGAAATTCAATGTCCCCACTGTCGGCAAATGATTCCGGCTCTGACGTTGACGGATACTTATCTGTGTCAGCGTCATGGTGCTTTTGAGGCAAATCCAAAGACGGAGGAGTTAATTCATCTTCAATCGGGGCGTCACTGGCGCCGGTGGAATAATGAATGGTACCGCCAACACACTCACCCAGATGGTATTCGGTTTGAAATTCACGAGGCTTTAGACCGGCTTTATACGCAGGGTTATCGAGCAACGCGGGTGATTATTGCCTCGCGTTATAAGGAGTTGATTAGTTCTTATTTGGAGCGTAGTACACCTTGGCGAGGTCAGCAAGATAGTCCGAAACCTCGGCTTTATGGGTTGCCGGTGGAGTTTAGCCCTGAGCCGACTGAGGAGCCTTGTTGGGATGTGATTAATTTTGAGTTGGAAAAGGAGCCTGGGGTGCCAATTCGTTATCCCTATTTTCGCTTGTTTGAATGA
- a CDS encoding gamma carbonic anhydrase family protein produces the protein MLNEISPNLIHPSFWPPVDLSAAAFVAANSTIIGQVTISAGASIWYNAVLRGDVESIHIGEHTNIQDGAILHGDPGHPTILEEYVTVGHRAVIHSAHIERGCLIGIGAIILNGVRVGQGSIIGAGATVTKEVPPYSLIVGIPGKKLRDITPEQAAELIEHARHYEQLALVHAGKGTNLGFK, from the coding sequence ATGTTAAACGAAATTTCTCCAAATCTAATCCACCCCTCATTTTGGCCACCCGTTGACTTATCCGCCGCCGCCTTTGTCGCAGCCAACAGCACCATCATCGGCCAAGTCACCATTAGTGCCGGTGCTAGTATTTGGTACAACGCCGTTTTACGCGGCGACGTCGAAAGCATCCACATAGGCGAACACACCAACATTCAAGACGGAGCCATCTTACACGGCGACCCAGGCCACCCCACCATCCTAGAAGAATATGTCACCGTTGGGCACCGCGCCGTCATCCACAGCGCCCACATTGAACGCGGTTGTCTGATCGGAATTGGAGCCATCATACTCAACGGCGTGCGCGTTGGACAAGGCAGCATCATCGGTGCCGGTGCCACTGTCACCAAAGAGGTTCCGCCCTATTCCCTGATTGTAGGTATCCCCGGCAAAAAACTCCGCGACATCACCCCAGAACAAGCCGCAGAACTCATCGAACACGCCCGTCACTACGAACAACTGGCCCTCGTTCATGCCGGTAAAGGCACCAATTTGGGATTTAAATAA